From Bradyrhizobium erythrophlei:
ACGGGTGAACGCAGCGCCAATTGCGTCTACTGAATAGGGGAATATTTCTTTCGCTACACGCGGCATGCTTTCGATAACCGCAGTCGCTTCAGGGGGCAGGTCGCAAAAAACGTCATTCCCTTGCTTGTCGCCCGGATGTTTCATATCGCGAATGAGAACGCGAGCATCCGGATGGGTTGGGGGCGTGGCCGCTTCAAAATCTGTCCATGCGATGCGCGTGATCTCTTCCTGCCGCCGCGTACTAAAGATAGCAAACACGATGATCTGCTGCATCGGGGAGGATCGGGGCCGATGAGTTTTGACCTTGCCGAAATGGTGCATGAGAAGGTCGAGTTCGGTCAACGTCGGTCGCCGATCGCGCTCCTTGCTTTTCGAAGTGAGGCCAAGATTTCTTGTTACTACCAATGCATCATCCATCGCTTGGGGATTCAACGGATAGCCCCAGGCAGGCCGTGCAATGGTGAAAATTGAGCTGAGATGGCTGAAGTAGTTTCCGACCGTTTGGGGCTGAACCGGCAGCTCCTTGGCGAATGAGACCAAGTGTTCACTGGTTACTTCGCTGCATTTAAAATCTGCTATGTCATGGGTTTTGATGGTGGCGAGCACCTGAGCTTTGGTTCGGCCGATTTCCTTGATCGATTCCTCGATGTAGCGGTCAATCACGGCGGCCAACTTTGGGTCTGGTACGCTCTGTCGCTCGAGCGCGCCTGGCTTAGCAAGCTCAGTCTCTCGCTTTTCCATCCACGCTGAAGCAGCCTGTCTGCGGTCGAATGTCTTCGTCTCGCGGTGCACGATTTTGCCGCTGCGCTTAATGGTGACTTGCGCGTGATAGCCGGTGGAACCATCTTTGCGCTTGCGAGAGAGGATTGTCCCCATTTGCTACGCCATCCGTGGTACAGCATTGACCTTCGTGGTACAGCATTGCTGTACTTTGGAGCGAAAAATGGGCCTAAATCGAAGGAAACTGGCCTAAATGAGAATGGTCGGAAAGCGCTTGAAGTGACTGATATCCTTTCCAAAACAAAAGAAAACAAGAGGATAGCATTTTCCGTCGCCCCGATGATGGACTGGACCGACCGGCATTGCCGCGTGTTCCATCGCCTGATGACGCGACGGGCGCTGCTCTATACGGAGATGCTGACCACCGGCGCCATCCTGCGTGGCGACCGGGCACGGCTACTCGGTTTCGATTCATCCGAACATCCCGTCGCGCTGCAGCTCGGCGGCTCCGAACCCAGCGATCTCGCGGCGGCAGCCAGGATCGGCGAGGATTTCGGCTATGACGAGATCAACCTCAATGTCGGCTGTCCGTCGGACCGGGTGAAGGACGGGCGCTTCGGCGCCTGCCTGATGGCCGAGCCGGCGCTGGTCGCCAGAGGCGTCGCGGCCATGAAGCAGGCGGTCGGCATTCCCGTCACCGTTAAGTGCCGGATCGGCATCGACGACCAGGATCCGGAAATCGCGCTCGATGAGCTCGCCCGCAGCGTCGTCGCTGCCGGGGCCGATGCGCTGATCGTCCACGCCCGCAAGGCCTGGCTCAACGGATTGTCGCCCAAGGAAAATCGCGACATCCCGCCGCTCGACTATCACAGGGTCTATCGGCTCAAGGCCGCGATGCCGCATGTGCCCATCGTCATCAATGGCGGCATCGGCGGCCTTGCCGAGGCCAAGGCGCATCTTGATCACGTCGATGGCGTCATGCTGGGGCGCGCGGCCTATCAGGAGCCGTGGCGGTTGCTGTCGGTGGATCCCGAACTGTTCGGCGAGGCGGCACCTTTTGCCGCGATGAAAGACGTGTTCGAGGCCATAATGCCGTACATTGAGCGCCAGCTCGCGCGGGGCACGCGGCTGCATTCGATCACGCGGCATTTCGTCGGCGCGTTCCACGGCGTGCCGGGCGCCCGCGCGTTCCGCCGCCATCTCGCCGAGAACGGCGTCAAGCCGGATGCCGGCGCGGATGTGCTGCGCGAGGCGATTGCGCTGGTCGAGCACCGCGCGGCAGCGCCGATCGCCGCGTAAGAAACGGCGCGGCTTACGGATAGCCGTGCAGCATCAGCCGGTCGGCGTGCACTTCCCAGCTTTCCAGCCGGTCCAGAAAACTCATGCCGAGCAGGTTGGTTTTCATCTGCCCATGCGGCACCACCAGCGCCGGCACCGAGCGTTCGACCAGCTTGCCGATCGCGAGGCGGTCGAGCGTCAGCCGCGCCGCCTTGGTGTGTCCGCCGGCTGTCTCGACGTCGACATCATATTCGAGCAATTCGAGCGGCAGCCCGGCGGCCTTGGCGGTCTCGTAGGTCAGCACCACCGAGGTCGCGCCGGTGTCGATCACCATCGGGGCCGTGATGCCGTTAATCCTGGCCTTGAGCGCGAACTCGCCGCTCTGTCCACGCGTGATCTGCACCCCGCGGGTCGGCGCCCGCTTGCGCAGCATGTCCGAGACGGTGTCGGTGGCGCGCGCCACCTGTTCCGGGTCCTTGTAGGCAACCACGGCGCCGGCGGTTACCGCCAGCATCAACAGGACGAGCAGGAAGCGGCTCACGGCCTGCCTCCCATGGCAATCGCCG
This genomic window contains:
- a CDS encoding TIGR02281 family clan AA aspartic protease, translated to MSRFLLVLLMLAVTAGAVVAYKDPEQVARATDTVSDMLRKRAPTRGVQITRGQSGEFALKARINGITAPMVIDTGATSVVLTYETAKAAGLPLELLEYDVDVETAGGHTKAARLTLDRLAIGKLVERSVPALVVPHGQMKTNLLGMSFLDRLESWEVHADRLMLHGYP
- the dusA gene encoding tRNA dihydrouridine(20/20a) synthase DusA; the protein is MMDWTDRHCRVFHRLMTRRALLYTEMLTTGAILRGDRARLLGFDSSEHPVALQLGGSEPSDLAAAARIGEDFGYDEINLNVGCPSDRVKDGRFGACLMAEPALVARGVAAMKQAVGIPVTVKCRIGIDDQDPEIALDELARSVVAAGADALIVHARKAWLNGLSPKENRDIPPLDYHRVYRLKAAMPHVPIVINGGIGGLAEAKAHLDHVDGVMLGRAAYQEPWRLLSVDPELFGEAAPFAAMKDVFEAIMPYIERQLARGTRLHSITRHFVGAFHGVPGARAFRRHLAENGVKPDAGADVLREAIALVEHRAAAPIAA
- a CDS encoding tyrosine-type recombinase/integrase; the encoded protein is MGTILSRKRKDGSTGYHAQVTIKRSGKIVHRETKTFDRRQAASAWMEKRETELAKPGALERQSVPDPKLAAVIDRYIEESIKEIGRTKAQVLATIKTHDIADFKCSEVTSEHLVSFAKELPVQPQTVGNYFSHLSSIFTIARPAWGYPLNPQAMDDALVVTRNLGLTSKSKERDRRPTLTELDLLMHHFGKVKTHRPRSSPMQQIIVFAIFSTRRQEEITRIAWTDFEAATPPTHPDARVLIRDMKHPGDKQGNDVFCDLPPEATAVIESMPRVAKEIFPYSVDAIGAAFTRACKLLGIDDLHFHDLRHDGISRLFEMGKTIPQAASVSGHRSWSSLKRYSHLRQTGDKYAGWKWLQRVTSAKS